Part of the Candidatus Bathyarchaeota archaeon genome, GTCTTTCAAGTTTGGAATGGAGGAAGCTGCGAAGAAGACTGGTTCCAGTATTGTTTTAGCTTTTGATTTGCCACCAAACGAGCTTAGAGAACTGTTTTTTAGAGCGAAGCAAATTCTAGAAGCAGTGCATGTGCATATTTGCGCTGTGAAACTTAACCGCCACTTAATTCTGCCTTTAGGCTTGTTTGGCGACGTACAAGAACTGGTGAACCAAGCAAAAGGTTACGGATTACCCATTATAATGGATTGTAAAATCAATGACATTGGGAACACAAATCGGATAATAGCTGAATACTACTTCAAGGCAGGTTTTGATGCTGTGACCGCAAATCCTTTTGTCGGCTGGGAAGAAGGTTTGCAGCCCGTTTTCGAAACGGCAAAACGAGTGAATCGTGGTGTAATATTGCTGGTCTACATGAGTCACAAAGGAGCGTGGGAAGGCTACGGACAAAGAGTATTCATTGAGAAGGCTAACCAGAAGGTTTCTCAGTATAGAGTCTTTGCTCAGAAAGCATTGGAATGGGGTGCTGACGGTGTAGTTGTAGGCGCCACATACCCTGAAAAGATTAAAGAAGTATTTTCTATTCTTGGAGAAAAAGTACCCATCTACTCACCTGGCATAGGTGCACAGGGCGGAAATATTGAGGATGCTGTTAGAAGTGGAGCAAAGTATTTGATTGTGGGCAGAGCAATAACGCTTGCTGAAAATCCTTCGCAAGTAGCTGAGGATTTGAAACTTGTTGCTCAAAAAAGCCTAAAGAAAATAAAGTAGTAGACACTTGGTTGCATATAATTTGTTAGGGTCTTTGTTCTCTTGTCCAAAGTTCTTTTTTCAACAAATCTCTGACCGCTGAGCGGATGGCTGAGCTTCTGCTGGGATACATGTTGGCTCTCACAAGTTCATCTAGTCCTTCTAAATAAGCTTCAGGTAATAAGACTGTTACTAGT contains:
- a CDS encoding ribbon-helix-helix domain-containing protein yields the protein MKLVTVLLPEAYLEGLDELVRANMYPSRSSAIRSAVRDLLKKELWTREQRP
- the pyrF gene encoding orotidine-5'-phosphate decarboxylase translates to MSFKFGMEEAAKKTGSSIVLAFDLPPNELRELFFRAKQILEAVHVHICAVKLNRHLILPLGLFGDVQELVNQAKGYGLPIIMDCKINDIGNTNRIIAEYYFKAGFDAVTANPFVGWEEGLQPVFETAKRVNRGVILLVYMSHKGAWEGYGQRVFIEKANQKVSQYRVFAQKALEWGADGVVVGATYPEKIKEVFSILGEKVPIYSPGIGAQGGNIEDAVRSGAKYLIVGRAITLAENPSQVAEDLKLVAQKSLKKIK